The Desulfovibrio porci DNA segment AGCGGATTTTTTCGCGCAGATTGTTCCAGAAAGAATCCGTGGCCGCGCCGGGCAGGTCTTCCAGCAGACTGTCCAGCACCGGGGCCTCGAACTGCTTGAATTTCTGCTGCGGGGGCTTGCTGGGGTCCAGACCCAGGGCCGTGAGCTTGTGCGAGAGCTTTTCCAGCCAGGCCTCGGGCAGGCTGGTGTAGGAACCGTCCTTAAGCTGCACGTAGCGCTTGCCGCGCGACCAGGCTTTCCAGATTTTTTCCAGGGGCAGGGACTGCCCCTCGTAATCCACGCTGATGTCCAGGGAAAACCACTTTTCTTTTTCGTTGCTGCTCACCTGGGCCGTGATGGTGGACTTGGCCGTGCGCATCTTGTAGCGGGAGAGGGCGCGCTCGCCGTATACCCGGTAGCTTTCCACCAGCTTGGGATAGGAGTCGAGCAGAAAGGCAATGGCCTCTTCCGGCTCCAGAAACCAGAGCTTGCTGGAGCGGGCCTGAAAGTCCATGCCGGTAAGCTCGTTCATGAGCTGGGCTTCCTCATCCTGATGGCGGCGCACCAGGTAGGTCTGGCCCTCATAGGAGTAGCTGCCGGTCTGGAAGTCCGGGTTCGGCCCGTTGAGAGTGAATTCGCCGTGTCTGGTTTCGTAGATGTTGTCGATTTCCAGGGTCAGCAGGCTGCCTTCCTCATCCAGAAAAAGTTTGGGATTGTAGGTGGCGGGCTGGAAGACCGGCTCCATGAGCTTGAGGAATTCCTGCGGCTCATAGAGTTCCGAGGCGGGCAGGCGCGTCCAGACGCGGTCCAGAAATTCCGAAATTTCCTCGTGCGGCACCACCGGGCGCTCGTAGATCAGGTTGCGCACCAGCGAAGGGTAGAGGCCCGTCTGCACCGGGTAGAAATTGTGCTGGTAGCAGACCCAGAGCGGCATCTGGCCGTGGAAGGTGATGGGCGCGTCCTCCAGGTTGGCATGGCCGCCGGCCTGGGCGGAAGAATTGCCCGCGCGGATGGGCAAGGGAGGGCGGCCTTCGCGTTTCAGCAGCACTTCGAAGCTGAAGCCCGTGTCGTCCAGATTGGGCTTGAGCTTGAGGGCGAAAGGCGTGCTTTCGATGCGGCAGGGCTTGTCCGTATCCATCCAGAGCAGGTAATATTCCTTGCGCACGGACCAGAAAAACCAGGAGGTCAGCCCGTCGGGAATCTCCACCCGGTGGCCGTAATAATCAAGGTGCTGGCCGATCTGGCGGGCCACGTGCGGCAGTTGGGGCGAAAATTCGGACCAGTCCGGATTCTGGATGATCTGCTCCAGCGTCACCTCGCTGTGTACGCTGGACAGGCCGGACTTGTTCTGCCTGCCCCGGAAAAAGGAAACCAGCAGCCGTCCCTGTTCCGGCGCGAAACGGAAGATCAGGTAATGGCGACCCGGTTCAGGCTCCATGTCCGTGGAAAAGAAATTCCGGAAGCTCTGCTTCCAGTCCGTGGCTGGGGACGGGGTTTCCTCCGGATCGCCCTGTTCCTTGCGCAGTTCTTCAATGAGGCGCAGGGCTAGGGCCGCCACATGCCGGCAGATGCCGGAAAAGGCGTCCGAGCAGTTGCACTGGTGGCGCGTGCTGCGGTCCGTGATGGTGAAACTCAGGCTCGGCGTGTAGACCTGAAGGTCCTCCCCCTGGATCACGCCCTGCACGTCCCAGGTCTCGCCTTCCTGAATATTTATTTTTTGCGCCCCGCCTTCGGACAGGATATAGTAGGCGGCGTCGCGGATATATTCCGGCACGCTGTCGTGCAAAAAGGCCTGGCACATTTCCCGGACGACACTTTGTTCTGATCGGCTCATGCATCCCTCAAAATCACCCGCGTCAGACAATCCCCCCCGGAATTGCCGGACGCAGAGCGCTGTTCTGACATTTGCGACATTTAGCACAGGTTACAGGATGAAAGCAACCGCAAGCGCGCAAATTATGAAAAAAATATTCCTGATTCCCGCCGTCATATTTTCCCTCTGGCTGGGGGCTTTCTGTCCGCCGGAAGCCCGTCAGGCCTTCGCGGCGGCGGATGTTTCGCGGGACATGCCCGTGGAGGACGCGCCCCGCGCCGCCGGAAACGGCACCCCGGCCGGGGAGAGCTACGGCGACCGCATTCTTTTCGGCAGCATCGGCGAGGCCTCCAACCTGATTCCCTACCTGACCTCGGATTCGGCCTCGCATGAGGTGGCCGACATGCTCTATGTGGCCCCGCTGCGCTACAACAAGGATTTGCAGCCCGAACCGTGGGCGGCCGAATCCTGGAGCATGGAGGAGGGCGGGCGGCTGATGCGCTTCACCCTGCGCAAGGGCATTCTCTGGGAGGACGGGCGGGAACTCACGGCCGAGGACGTGGCCTTTACCTACAAATTGATCATTGACCCGGCCACGGGCAGCCCTTATGCCGAGGATTTTTTACGGATCAAAGAACTGCGCGTGCTGGACCGCTACCGCTTTGAGGTGCGCTACGAGCAGTTCTTCGCCAGGGCCGTATCTTCCTGGATGAGCCCCATCCTGCCCAAGCACATTCTGGAAGGGCAGAACATCCGCGAGACGCCTTTTGCCCGCAAGCCCGTGGGCGCGGGTCCCTATCGCCTGAAGTCCTGGGAGCCGGGCAGCCGCATCACGCTCACGGC contains these protein-coding regions:
- a CDS encoding DEAD/DEAH box helicase; translation: MSRSEQSVVREMCQAFLHDSVPEYIRDAAYYILSEGGAQKINIQEGETWDVQGVIQGEDLQVYTPSLSFTITDRSTRHQCNCSDAFSGICRHVAALALRLIEELRKEQGDPEETPSPATDWKQSFRNFFSTDMEPEPGRHYLIFRFAPEQGRLLVSFFRGRQNKSGLSSVHSEVTLEQIIQNPDWSEFSPQLPHVARQIGQHLDYYGHRVEIPDGLTSWFFWSVRKEYYLLWMDTDKPCRIESTPFALKLKPNLDDTGFSFEVLLKREGRPPLPIRAGNSSAQAGGHANLEDAPITFHGQMPLWVCYQHNFYPVQTGLYPSLVRNLIYERPVVPHEEISEFLDRVWTRLPASELYEPQEFLKLMEPVFQPATYNPKLFLDEEGSLLTLEIDNIYETRHGEFTLNGPNPDFQTGSYSYEGQTYLVRRHQDEEAQLMNELTGMDFQARSSKLWFLEPEEAIAFLLDSYPKLVESYRVYGERALSRYKMRTAKSTITAQVSSNEKEKWFSLDISVDYEGQSLPLEKIWKAWSRGKRYVQLKDGSYTSLPEAWLEKLSHKLTALGLDPSKPPQQKFKQFEAPVLDSLLEDLPGAATDSFWNNLREKIRSFREVRPIAPPKGLNANLRAYQAQGLSYLNFLSEYGFGGILADEMGLGKTVQTLAFIQYMVENHYDGPNLIVVPTSVLPNWEREAQKFVPGLKQLTIYGTRREGMFKHIAGSDLIITTYALLRRDLEEMEKYEFNTVILDEAQNIKNPNTITARAVRRINARMRLCLSGTPIENNLFELWSLFEFLMPGFLGSQHAFQRGIVKPIKDGDAETLEYLRTRVRPFILRRTKAEVAKDLPPKVESVTCCALEEAQAELYAALARKLRAQVLADVDQKGLAKSQMSILDALLKLRQICCHPRLLKMDLPGFSNNLPSGKFDAFKDMVMEIVEGGHKVLVFSQFVQMLQIIKQWLEFSQVPFCYLDGASKDRFDQVDRFNNSPDIPIFLISLKAGGTGLNLTSADYVIHYDPWWNPAVESQATDRTHRIGQTRQVFSYKLICQNTVEEKILKLQEAKRGVAEAIIPGQDTWKSLTREDLEMLFDV